The proteins below come from a single Candidozyma auris chromosome 3, complete sequence genomic window:
- the HRR25 gene encoding serine/threonine protein kinase HRR25, giving the protein MNNQVSGNQSKMMDLRVGKKYRIGRKIGSGSFGDIYLGTNIISGEEVAIKLENVKAKHPQLEYEAKVYKALSGGVGIPFVRWYGTECDYNAMVIDLLGPSLEDLFNYCNRKFTYKTVLLLADQLICRIEYIHARCFIHRDIKPDNFLMGIGRRGSQVNVIDFGLAKKYRDPRTHLHIPYRENKNLTGTARYASVNTHLGIEQSRRDDLESLGYVLIYFCRGSLPWQGLKAATKRQKYDRIMEKKMTISNDVLTKGLPAEFLEYMRYIKNLRFDDKPDYPYLRKLFRDLFKRENYRYDYVFDWTLYKFQQERQREQFKIADGQNENQQQQQQQQQQQQQQQQQQQQQQQQQQQQQQQQRQQQQHQTNNVPQQLPAQASPIQRQVPSSSLPQQSIPQMTASQQKALNEAGKMQQMRSSSQLHSGRFGEGVSAPAYDQGEGQSGSRSNNNPAWL; this is encoded by the coding sequence ATGAATAATCAAGTTTCCGGCAATCAGAGCAAGATGATGGACTTGAGAGTCGGAAAGAAATACCGTATCGGCCGCAAGATCGGCCTGGGTTCCTTCGGTGACATATATTTGGGCACCAACATCATAtcaggtgaagaagtggcGATCAAGTTAGAAAACGTCAAGGCAAAGCATCCCCAATTAGAGTACGAGGCCAAAGTGTACAAGGCTTTGTCTGGGGGTGTTGGAATTCCATTTGTCAGATGGTATGGCACGGAGTGCGATTATAACGCCATGGTGATTGACTTGTTGGGTCCTTCATTAGAGGACCTCTTCAACTACTGCAATAGAAAATTCACTTACAAGACCGTTTTGCTATTGGCTGACCAGCTCATTTGCAGAATAGAGTATATCCACGCTAGATGCTTCATTCACAGAGATATCAAGCCAGATAATTTCTTGATGGGTATTGGTCGTCGTGGCTCCCAGGTCAATGTCATTGACTTTGGTCTTGCAAAGAAATATAGAGATCCGAGAACACACCTTCACATTCCTTACAGAGAaaacaagaatttgacGGGCACTGCAAGATATGCTTCTGTTAACACTCACTTGGGGATAGAGCAATCGAGAAGAGATGACTTGGAGAGCTTGGGGTACGTTCTTATATACTTCTGCAGAGGTTCTTTGCCATGGCAAGGGTTGAAGGCGGCAACCAAAAGACAGAAGTATGACAGAATcatggagaaaaaaatgacaaTTTCTAACGACGTCTTGACCAAGGGTCTTCCAGCAGAATTCTTGGAATATATGAGatacatcaagaacttAAGGTTCGATGATAAGCCTGACTACCCTTATTTGAGAAAGTTGTTTAGAGATTTGttcaagagagagaatTATAGATACGACTACGTGTTTGACTGGACTCTTTACAAGTTTCAGCAAGAAAGACAGCGGGAACAGTTCAAAATCGCTGACGGTCAAAATGAaaaccagcagcaacaacaacaacaacaacaacaacaacaacaacaacaacaacaacaacaacaacaacaacaacagcaacaacaacagcaacaacaacaacgccaacaacagcagcatcaAACTAATAACGTACCACAACAACTTCCAGCACAGGCTCTGCCAATTCAAAGGCAAGtgccatcatcatctcTTCCCCAACAGTCAATTCCCCAAATGACAGCTAGCCAACAAAAGGCACTTAATGAAGCAGGAAAGATGCAGCAGATGCGCTCGCTGTCGCAGTTGCATAGTGGGcgttttggagaaggagtaAGTGCGCCAGCGTATGACCAAGGGGAGGGACAGAGTGGTTCTAGATCAAACAACAACCCAGCTTGGCTTTAA
- a CDS encoding pseudouridine synthase produces MYSSKTTAFRREIRSRRSEWTPRVDENGDPLPKTERKPKRKVACMLGYCGTGYNGMQTQPDPKLKTIEDVLFKAFAEAGAISEENSTDLKKNSFMRAARTDKGVHAAGNVVSLKLIIEDPDIISKINAALPEQIRVWGIERVNRSFDCRKMCSSRIYEYLLPTHSLLPPRPHSSLFHLIAKSKKEHPGVLREDNDQQWWESTRQRMLDSGITEDELKSVFEKSESASEDNIKMDHVNENGDLTEYGKLVRRVRATENACRSEFRVSSEKLNLFREAMNQYVGSHDFHNFTLGKNYKDPSSRRYMKSTSVSEPFKIEGSEWISIKIHGQSFMLHQIRKMICMASLVVRTGCPITRISDCFGPVKINIPKAPALGLLLECPVYESYNVKLEELGYNPIDFSRYEKEMNEFKMKYIYDKIYAEEDKQKVFQGFFEFLDKFDSSGAKSGGKHIFDFLGAAFNSGLNNLEDTNSASPAKAVDNVD; encoded by the exons ATGTACCTGTCAAAAACAACCGCGTTTCGAAGAGAGATCAGATCAAGACGTAG TGAATGGACTCCACGTGTAGACGAAAATGGAGACCCACTTCCTAAGACTGAAAGGAAACCTAAGAGGAAAGTTGCTTGCATGCTCGGATATTGTGGAACTGGATACAATGGTATGCAAACTCAGCCAGAtccaaagttgaagacTATCGAAGATGTTCTTTTTAAAGCGTTTGCTGAAGCAGGTGCTATTTCAGAGGAAAACTCGActgatttgaagaaaaactCTTTTATGAGAGCGGCGAGAACAGATAAGGGTGTTCACGCTGCCGGTAATGTGGTATCTTTGAAGCTCATTATTGAGGATCCAGATATCATCTCCAAGATCAATGCTGCACTTCCCGAGCAAATTAGAGTTTGGGGCATCGAACGTGTAAATCGTTCATTTGACTGCCGTAAAATGTGCTCTTCCAGAATCTACGAGTACCTTTTGCCAACTCATAGTTTGCTTCCACCCAGACCTCATTCAAGTCTTTTCCACCTCATagcaaaaagcaaaaaagaacatCCTGGTGTCTTGAGAGAAGACAATGACCAACAATGGTGGGAATCTACCAGGCAGCGAATGCTCGACTCCGGTATCACAGAAGATGAACTCAAACTGgtatttgaaaaatcgGAGTCTGCTCTGGAAGACAATATCAAGATGGATCATGTCAACGAGAACGGTGACCTTACGGAATATGGTAAGTTGGTGAGGCGCGTCAGAGCAACTGAAAATGCTTGTCGTAGCGAGTTTAGAGTGAGCTCTGAGAAGCTAAACTTGTTTAGGGAGGCTATGAACCAGTATGTTGGTTCTCACGACTTTCACAATTTCACATTGGGTAAGAATTATAAAGACCCAAGCTCCCGTCGTTACATGAAAAGCACAAGTGTATCTGAACCTTTTAAAATTGAAGGCAGTGAATGGATATCAATCAAAATTCACGGGCAGTCATTCATGTTACATCAGATCAGAAAGATGATCTGCATGGCCTCTTTGGTTGTGAGAACTGGGTGTCCGATTACGAGAATTAGCGACTGCTTTGGTCCTGTTAAAATCAATATTCCTAAGGCTCCAGCGTTGGGGTTGTTGCTAGAGTGTCCGGTCTACGAATCCTACAATGTGAAACTCGAGGAATTGGGCTACAATCCGATCGATTTTTCTCGTTACGAAAAGGAGATGAATGAATTTAAAATGAAGTACATCTATGATAAGATTTATGCCGAGGAAGACAAGCAAAAAGTATTTCAAGGCTTCTTCGAATTTCTCGACAAATTTGACAGCTCTGGAGCAAAGTCAGGGGGCAAGCACatctttgattttttggGTGCAGCTTTTAATAGCGGTttgaacaacttggagGACACCAATAGTGCATCTCCTGCCAAGGCAGTGGATAATGTTGACTAG
- the NIP7 gene encoding ribosome biosynthesis protein NIP7, whose protein sequence is MRPLTEEETKVVFEKLANYIGRNISFLIDNKANPHVFRLQKDRVYYVSESIANFATSVSRDRLISLGTCLGKFTKTGKFRLHITALTYLAQYAKYKVWIKPNGEMPFLYGNHVLKAHIGRMSDDIPEHAGVIVFSMHDVPLGFGVSAKSTTEAKNLQPTAIVAFRQGDIGEYLREEDTLFT, encoded by the coding sequence ATGAGACCATTAACGGAGGAGGAAACAAAGGTTGTGTTCGAAAAGCTAGCCAACTACATTGGCCGGAACATATCATTTTTGATTGACAACAAAGCCAACCCACATGTCTTTAGACTACAGAAGGACCGTGTCTATTATGTGTCTGAGTCGATTGCAAATTTTGCTACTTCTGTGTCGAGAGACCGTCTAATTTCTCTTGGAACGTGTCTCGGGAAATTCACAAAAACTGGAAAGTTCAGATTGCACATCACCGCCTTGACGTATTTGGCTCAGTACGCTAAGTACAAGGTGTGGATCAAGCCTAACGGTGAGATGCCATTTTTGTATGGAAACCACGTCTTGAAAGCTCATATCGGTAGAATGTCTGACGACATTCCCGAACACGCTGGAGTGATTGTATTCTCCATGCATGATGTGCCTCTTGGGTTCGGAGTTTCTGCCAAGTCGACTACTGAGGCTaaaaatcttcaacctACTGCTATTGTTGCCTTTAGACAAGGTGACATTGGTGAATACTTGAGAGAGGAAGACACTCTTTTCACATAG
- a CDS encoding mitochondrial 37S ribosomal protein mS29, whose protein sequence is MFPVRQTWSGQGSLQMRSFATSGPAFKSVIAGSMSKKARQALRESRQQAKKAKLEQSKKKVKKSGMTHLSFKDAVRVLRSDTRLPELSSLGVESLDAANLTKEDIVTYSETALPLMEGMGLFKKYQHHELFEKPISLISENTMWIQNLVKNMNKTTKDNRHFLLGEKGVGKSTLFAQAHAIAMSHYKEDVVLLHFSELENAVNGTSDYLFNPKTGLYQQPMFTKRWIGRTRFVNEKVFKKMPLSKDLDVSTDKSNFKLKKDTHTVYDLLLRSRDFTKASSALEVFIEQLQHHSEKFPVLCTLDNFNGLLEEPYTKYHHPDFRPIHLTEFEMGNFFLNLINGEVAFKRGTVFAAESGSLSKTKTLTVGLGIDEYDPYAKKSECDRVVAERLLVNGGASVYKLQNLTPTEARKLVSFYGETGALTVRDYPYKVPVTMPDDTSSVSQFKPVGALPLVKDAEAQKERLIDLAFNISQGNPGYLLKAAVYDC, encoded by the coding sequence ATGTTTCCTGTCAGACAGACATGGAGTGGTCAAGGTTCCTTGCAAATGAGATCATTTGCGACGAGCGGACCAGCATTCAAGAGCGTTATAGCGGGTTCAATGAGTAAAAAGGCCCGTCAGGCTTTGAGAGAGTCTAGACAACAGGCGAAGAAGGCTAAACTCGAGCAGAGTAAGaagaaagtcaaaaaaTCAGGAATGACAcatctttctttcaaggATGCCGTTAGAGTTCTTCGATCAGACACAAGATTACCCGAGTTGTCCTCTTTGGGCGTGGAGTCACTCGATGCTGCAAACTTAACGAAGGAGGATATCGTTACATATTCTGAAACAGCACTTCCGCTTATGGAGGGTATGGGATTATTCAAAAAGTACCAACACCACGAGTTATTTGAAAAGCCCATTTCCCTAATTTCCGAAAACACCATGTGGATCCAGAATCTTGTGAAGAACATGAACAAGACCACAAAAGATAATAgacattttcttcttggtgaaaaaggtgTGGGTAAGTCTACTTTGTTTGCCCAGGCGCACGCAATAGCCATGTCTCATTataaagaagatgttgttTTGTTGCATTTTTCTGAACTTGAGAATGCTGTGAACGGCACTTCGGACTACTTGTTCAACCCTAAGACAGGGTTGTATCAACAACCGATGTTCACCAAGAGGTGGATTGGCAGGACCCGTTTTGTCAATGAGAAAGTGTTTAAGAAAATGCCATTGTCCAAAGACCTTGATGTTTCCACAGACAAGAGTAATttcaaattgaaaaaggaTACGCACACAGTGTACGACTTGCTTTTAAGAAGTCGTGATTTTACAaaggcttcttcagctctCGAAGTTTTCATTGAACAGCTTCAGCATCACTCTGAAAAATTCCCTGTTCTCTGTACTCTTGACAACTTCAATGGGCTTTTGGAGGAGCCATACACTAAGTACCACCACCCTGACTTCAGGCCGATTCACCTCACCGAATTTGAGATGGGCAACTTTTTCTTGAACCTCATTAATGGTGAAGTGGCATTTAAAAGAGGTACTGTTTTTGCTGCCGAATCTGGCTCTTTATCGAAGACCAAGACTCTCACTGTTGGTTTGGGCATCGATGAATATGACCCCTACGCAAAGAAGAGCGAATGCGACAGGGTAGTTGCTGAGCGACTTCTTGTCAATGGTGGCGCATCCGTTTACAAGCTTCAGAATCTCACACCAACCGAAGCCCGCAAGTTGGTGCTGTTCTACGGTGAAACTGGAGCTTTGACTGTCAGAGATTACCCATACAAAGTGCCTGTCACTATGCCCGATGACACCAGTTCGGTGAGCCAATTCAAGCCTGTTGGTGCTTTGCCTTTGGTTAAAGATGCTGAAGCTCAAAAGGAAAGACTCATCGATCTTGCTTTTAATATTTCACAAGGTAACCCAGGGTACCTTCTTAAAGCAGCTGTTTATGACTGCTAG
- a CDS encoding ATP-dependent RNA helicase: MLLRSQLKRMAIRSLSKRRPKQLIPSLRSKTLDAKPTERKSKLFAFGNFSALHKPEKGHLEKSESIIGKIDSFESLRIFPTVRSAMVREIKEKYNLKSSYIKGKEQLEIKPTPVQVAALKKINQPRKPKVAQPKKNGEAPILTELMRENEQNKLKVFTVAAETGSGKTWAYLASVFSKLKEDDKALFDQGGRVLEEAKQYPTIRSVVLLPTHELVDQVFETASRGAKIPLDIENDVSDKIKRSLEFGPFLADPKNQENLDLKVCKWSTGDSHQRLFNAAKDGRIDMLITTPSKIQSLAKLDNIPQPFRLFNGVEYCVIDEADTLMDKSWVWDTKGTLSRFHRLKDLIMCSATIPKDFNNTITEMFKDDNSVIRIVTPQIHKIPKQIVVKIIDAQQPPYHGSKTRCLAQALYAIFNDGTEQGFVKRIVIFVNEKKDVEPLVETLIAKYGHRDSDIIGVTGRDSPETRAAKIEPFVKPATPLEEDPDGSTIKVLVTTDLLARGLNFSGIKNVILMDLPRTSVDLEVMDKGFAQSDQAGYDHWINTRRRTVFVTLLRIYLKIRILVHIEERIILGNFFCRHISWTTLSSRSSQPWRHGLYNQDRAREGVVLT; this comes from the exons ATGCTTCTACGATCTCAGTTGAAAAGAATGGCAATAAGGCTGTTGTCAAAAAGACGGCCCAAACAATTGATCCCGTCGCTAAGATCGAAAACTCTCGATGCTAAGCCGACTGAGAGGAAACTGAAACTATTTGCATTTGGTAATTTCTCAGCACTACACAAACCTGAAAAGGGCCACTTGGAGAAATCTGAATCGATTATTGGAAAGATCGACTCGTTCGAGTCACTCAGAATATTCCCTACTGTTCGTAGCGCTATGGTGAGAgagatcaaagaaaagtaTAATCTCAAGAGCTCGTATATCAAGGGCAAGGAACAGCTTGAAATAAAACCAACGCCTGTACAGGTTGCAGCtctcaaaaagatcaacCAACCGAGGAAACCTAAGGTTGCCCAGCCGAAGAAGAATGGTGAGGCACCCATATTGACTGAGTTGATGCGTGAAAACGAGCAGAACAAGCTTAAGGTATTCACAGTGGCCGCTGAGACTGGTTCTGGGAAAACCTGGGCGTACTTGGCGTCTGTATTCTCCAAATTGAAGGAGGACGATAAGGCACTTTTCGATCAGGGTGGAAGGGTTTTGGAAGAGGCTAAACAATATCCAACAATTCGTTCAGTCGTACTTCTTCCTACTCACGAGCTTGTGGATCAAGTTTTCGAGACTGCCTCGAGGGGAGCGAAAATTCCTTTGGATATAGAGAATGATGTCAGtgacaaaatcaagagGTCTCTAGAATTTGGTCCCTTTCTCGCAGACCCGAAGAACCAAGAAAACCTCGACTTAAAGGTCTGTAAGTGGTCTACTGGCGATTCCCATCAGAGATTGTTTAATGCTGCAAAGGATGGGCGCATCGACATGCTTATCACGACTCCTTCCAAAATTCAAAGTCTTGCCAAACTCGACAATATTCCACAACCATTTCGTCTTTTCAACGGTGTGGAGTACTGTGTCATAGATGAAGCTGACACGTTGATGGACAAGTCCTGGGTCTGGGATACTAAGGGCACTCTTCTGCGTTTTCATCGTCTCAAGGATTTGATCATGTGTTCTGCTACCATTCCAAAAGATTTTAACAACACAATCACTGAAATGTTCAAGGATGACAACTCGGTAATCCGAATTGTCACTCCACAAATTCATAAGATACCTAAGCAGATAGTCGTGAAGATCATTGACGCTCAACAGCCGCCTTATCATGGCTCAAAAACTCGTTGCTTAGCTCAGGCCTTGTACGCTATATTCAATGATGGTACGGAGCAGGGTTTCGTGAAGAGAATTGTAATCTTCGTgaatgaaaagaaagacgTTGAGCCATTGGTGGAGACTCTCATCGCGAAATATGGCCACAGAGACTCTGACATCATCGGTGTTACTGGCAGAGATTCTCCTGAGACAAGAGCTGCTAAGATTGAGCCTTTTGTGAAACCAGCAACCCCGCTCGAGGAAGACCCAGATGGAAGCACTATAAAAGTTCTTGTAACTACTGATTTATTGGCAAGAGGTCTCAATTTTTCTGGGATCAAGAACGTGATCTTGATGGATCTTCCAAGGACATCTGTTGATTTG GAAGTCATGGATAAAGGGTTTGCCCAAAGCGATCAAGCAGGGTATGACCATTGGATAAATACAAGAAG ACGAACAGTCTTCGTGACGCTTTTACGAATTTATTTAAAGATTAGG ATACTTGTACATATTGAGGAACGCATAATTTTGGGGAACTTTTTCTGTAGGCATATCTCCTGGACAACTTTATCCAGTCGCTCTTCGCAACCATGGCGGCATGGACTATACAACCAGGACAGAGCAAGAGAAGGGGTGGTTTTAACATAA